In Actinomycetota bacterium, a single genomic region encodes these proteins:
- a CDS encoding glutamate-5-semialdehyde dehydrogenase, translating into MSEVQELGEKAKEAAFKLASISTEVKNGALHAMADALLKESSKILEANQKDIEVGKEKKISSALMDRLLLNTSRIEEMAQGLRDVAALKDPVGEIVRGWRVPNGLLITQVRVPLGVVAMIYEARPNVTVDAAGLCIKTGNAVILRGGSLAINSNLALTRIISDASTSAGLPENSIQSVSTTAREAATELMKLNEYVDVLIPRGGASLIRTVIETATVPVIETGVGNCHIYVDADADLSMAMKIVINAKCQRPGVCNAAETLLVHKDVAEEFLPKIVDELRGREVIIYGCPKTQSLCRDVEAASEEDWHTEYLDLKLAVKIVDSLDEAIAHIQKYGTKHSEAIITRNYDAARRFTEEIDAAAVYVNASTRFTDGGQFGMGAEIGISTQKLHARGPMALEALTSTKFVVYGTGQVRQ; encoded by the coding sequence ATGAGTGAGGTTCAGGAACTGGGCGAGAAGGCGAAGGAAGCCGCCTTCAAGCTCGCCTCCATTTCCACAGAGGTAAAAAATGGGGCACTGCACGCAATGGCTGATGCTTTACTCAAAGAGAGCTCAAAAATTCTGGAAGCCAACCAAAAGGATATCGAGGTTGGGAAGGAGAAGAAAATCAGCTCCGCTTTGATGGATCGTCTTCTTTTGAATACATCCCGAATAGAGGAGATGGCTCAGGGCTTAAGAGATGTCGCCGCGCTAAAGGATCCTGTGGGAGAGATAGTTCGAGGCTGGCGCGTCCCCAATGGTCTTTTGATAACGCAAGTTAGGGTACCACTTGGTGTCGTGGCCATGATCTACGAAGCTCGTCCAAACGTCACCGTGGATGCCGCGGGTTTGTGCATTAAAACGGGCAATGCGGTCATCTTAAGGGGCGGTTCTCTGGCCATAAATTCCAATCTGGCTTTGACGAGGATCATATCCGACGCTTCCACCTCTGCGGGATTGCCCGAAAATTCCATCCAATCAGTATCCACAACCGCTCGGGAGGCGGCAACCGAGCTCATGAAGCTCAATGAATATGTGGATGTGTTGATTCCCAGGGGTGGAGCCTCCCTCATCCGGACGGTTATCGAGACGGCAACCGTTCCCGTGATCGAAACCGGCGTGGGAAATTGCCACATCTACGTGGATGCCGATGCCGATTTATCCATGGCCATGAAGATAGTAATAAATGCCAAGTGTCAGCGTCCAGGCGTTTGCAATGCTGCGGAAACCCTCTTGGTACACAAGGATGTAGCCGAAGAATTTCTACCTAAAATTGTCGACGAGCTGCGAGGTCGAGAAGTCATTATCTATGGCTGTCCTAAAACGCAGTCCCTGTGCCGAGACGTGGAAGCGGCAAGCGAGGAGGATTGGCACACCGAGTACCTCGATCTGAAGCTCGCGGTGAAGATCGTGGACTCCTTGGATGAAGCCATCGCCCACATCCAGAAATATGGCACCAAGCATTCTGAGGCCATCATCACCAGAAATTACGATGCCGCCAGGAGATTTACCGAGGAAATAGATGCCGCTGCCGTTTACGTCAATGCCTCCACCCGATTTACCGACGGCGGGCAATTCGGCATGGGTGCCGAGATCGGAATTAGCACTCAAAAGCTACACGCCAGGGGTCCCATGGCTTTAGAGGCCCTTACCTCCACAAAGTTCGTGGTCTACGGTACTGGTCAAGTACGACAATAA
- a CDS encoding M28 family peptidase, whose product MEWDKSKGLSDHKPFEKKGIPSAIVEWGKDPYYHTPKDTFDRIKSENIEITGKTLLEFLLNLEEGKL is encoded by the coding sequence TTGGAGTGGGACAAAAGCAAAGGGTTAAGCGATCATAAACCCTTCGAGAAGAAGGGAATTCCTTCCGCAATAGTGGAATGGGGGAAGGATCCATATTATCACACACCAAAGGATACCTTCGACAGGATAAAATCGGAAAATATCGAGATCACGGGGAAAACGCTCTTGGAATTCCTGCTAAATCTGGAGGAAGGCAAACTGTGA